Proteins from one Deinococcus actinosclerus genomic window:
- a CDS encoding GntR family transcriptional regulator: MTSFERPTLVRDGVYEHLRRAVLDGDLAPGERLGEVELGAQLGVSRTPIREALMRLTQDGLLIAEANKGVRVRTLSAAEARDTYVVREELDGLAAALAAQHHTPADAAALRAALADLHAAPGSDYRAQTRLDLAFHRAITHAAHNAALSDLNRDLEQRVALIKHQTRTYNAHPQTDAQHAALLGAILARDHDAARDAARTHVRTFAALVLNDLQPRSTP, encoded by the coding sequence ATGACCTCCTTCGAGCGCCCCACCCTGGTCCGCGACGGCGTGTACGAACACCTGCGCCGCGCCGTACTGGACGGCGACCTCGCCCCCGGCGAACGCCTGGGCGAGGTGGAACTCGGCGCGCAGCTCGGCGTGTCCCGCACCCCCATCCGCGAGGCCCTGATGCGCCTCACGCAGGACGGCCTCCTGATCGCCGAGGCGAACAAGGGCGTGCGCGTCCGCACCCTGAGTGCCGCCGAGGCCCGCGACACCTACGTCGTCCGCGAGGAACTCGACGGACTGGCCGCCGCCCTCGCCGCGCAGCACCACACCCCCGCCGACGCGGCCGCCCTGCGCGCCGCCCTGGCCGACCTGCACGCCGCGCCCGGCAGCGACTACCGCGCCCAGACCCGCCTAGACCTCGCGTTCCACCGCGCCATCACGCACGCCGCGCACAACGCCGCGCTGAGCGACCTGAACCGCGACCTCGAACAGCGCGTGGCGCTCATCAAACACCAGACCCGCACGTACAACGCCCACCCGCAGACCGACGCCCAGCACGCCGCCCTGCTGGGCGCGATCCTCGCCCGTGACCACGACGCCGCGCGGGACGCCGCCCGCACGCACGTCCGCACCTTCGCCGCCCTCGTCCTGAACGACCTTCAACCCAGGAGCACCCCATGA
- a CDS encoding MgtC/SapB family protein, which translates to MDWIDPLAQLRLLIGLGVAALLTGLIGWEREAHRAGAGLRTHMLVGISAALFVVLAEQLIRQFGSENPAVRFDLVGVLAAVVSGVSFLGAGTIFSTRRGGETRGLTTAASLLASSGVGVACGLHLYIFALGATLLFLFVLRPLHSLERGRRDGET; encoded by the coding sequence ATGGACTGGATCGACCCCCTGGCGCAGCTGCGCCTGCTGATCGGGCTGGGCGTGGCCGCCCTGCTGACCGGACTGATCGGCTGGGAGCGGGAAGCGCACCGCGCCGGGGCAGGCCTGCGCACCCACATGCTCGTCGGCATCAGCGCGGCGCTGTTCGTGGTCCTCGCCGAGCAGCTCATCCGGCAGTTCGGCAGTGAAAATCCGGCCGTGCGTTTCGATCTGGTGGGCGTGCTGGCCGCCGTGGTCAGCGGCGTGAGTTTCCTGGGGGCAGGCACCATCTTCTCTACCCGCAGGGGCGGCGAGACGCGCGGCCTGACCACCGCCGCGAGCCTGCTGGCCAGTTCGGGCGTGGGCGTGGCCTGCGGCCTGCACCTCTATATCTTCGCGCTGGGCGCGACCCTGCTGTTCCTGTTCGTCCTGCGGCCCCTGCATTCCCTGGAACGCGGCCGGCGCGACGGGGAAACCTGA
- a CDS encoding cold-shock protein — MAVGKVKWFNAEKGYGFIQTEGSPDVFAHFSAIQASGFKKLNEGDEVEFEIEEGQRGKGPQAKNIVVTKAAPVSDYGGGAGARRNDRW, encoded by the coding sequence ATGGCAGTAGGTAAAGTGAAATGGTTCAACGCGGAAAAAGGCTACGGCTTCATTCAGACCGAAGGTAGCCCCGACGTGTTCGCGCACTTCAGCGCGATCCAGGCCAGCGGCTTCAAGAAGCTGAACGAAGGCGACGAAGTCGAATTCGAAATTGAAGAAGGCCAGCGCGGCAAGGGCCCCCAGGCCAAGAACATCGTCGTGACGAAGGCCGCTCCGGTCAGCGATTACGGCGGCGGCGCCGGCGCCCGTCGCAACGACCGCTGGTAA
- the hpt gene encoding hypoxanthine phosphoribosyltransferase — protein sequence MSLAPGNGPVQITEQQVQARIQEIAAKIREDYRGMEPHLICVLNGAFMFHTDLVRALDMPCTIDFLQASSYGNAKQSSGEVRIVKDLQFPISDRHVILVEDIVDTGITMNYLLHYLEGRGPKTLKIAALLSKPSRRKVEIPVEYLGFTIPDAFVYGYGLDRAQFDRNLPFITSQE from the coding sequence ATGAGTCTCGCCCCCGGCAACGGCCCCGTTCAGATCACCGAGCAGCAGGTTCAGGCCCGCATTCAGGAAATCGCCGCGAAAATCCGCGAGGACTACCGGGGGATGGAACCGCACCTGATCTGCGTTCTGAACGGCGCGTTCATGTTCCACACCGACCTCGTGCGCGCCCTGGACATGCCCTGCACCATCGACTTCCTGCAGGCCAGTTCCTACGGGAACGCCAAGCAGAGCAGCGGCGAGGTGCGCATCGTCAAAGACCTGCAGTTCCCCATCAGCGACCGGCACGTGATCCTCGTGGAGGACATCGTGGACACCGGCATCACCATGAACTACCTGCTGCACTACCTCGAAGGCCGCGGGCCGAAGACCCTGAAGATCGCGGCGCTGCTCAGCAAGCCCAGCCGCCGCAAGGTCGAGATTCCCGTGGAGTACCTGGGTTTCACGATTCCCGACGCGTTCGTGTACGGCTACGGCCTGGACCGCGCGCAGTTCGACCGCAACCTGCCGTTCATCACCAGCCAGGAGTAA
- the trpC gene encoding indole-3-glycerol phosphate synthase TrpC, whose protein sequence is MSARDDTAPVTLHLDRVPGVLGRIVHERAADYAGADPALGPARARPHRFETALSQPGLSLIAEVKRASPSQGAIAPLEPLEAARAYEAGGARAISVLTEPRHFDGTAQALRDVVGGVAVPALRKDFVVHPAMLREAAEWGASAALLMVSVLHEATAEYLHMAHHLGLDALVEVHDERELDIALAAGAPIIGVNNRDLTTLHIDLEVSPRLIRRARDAGFTGVLVAESGYRTPQDLASVRDLADAVLVGSSLAGSGDLTRAARDLMQV, encoded by the coding sequence ATGTCAGCCCGTGACGACACCGCTCCCGTGACGCTCCACCTTGACCGTGTGCCCGGCGTGCTGGGCCGCATCGTGCACGAACGCGCCGCCGACTACGCGGGCGCCGACCCGGCCCTGGGCCCGGCCCGCGCGCGCCCCCACCGCTTCGAGACGGCCCTGAGCCAGCCGGGCCTGTCCCTGATCGCGGAGGTCAAGCGCGCCAGCCCCAGCCAGGGCGCCATCGCGCCGCTGGAGCCGCTGGAGGCCGCGCGGGCCTACGAGGCGGGCGGCGCGCGCGCGATCAGCGTCCTGACCGAACCGCGCCACTTCGACGGGACCGCGCAGGCCCTGCGGGACGTGGTGGGCGGCGTCGCGGTGCCCGCGCTGCGCAAGGATTTCGTGGTGCATCCCGCCATGCTGCGCGAGGCGGCCGAGTGGGGCGCGTCGGCGGCGCTGCTGATGGTCAGCGTGCTCCACGAGGCCACCGCCGAGTACCTGCACATGGCGCACCACCTGGGCCTGGACGCCCTGGTGGAGGTGCACGACGAGCGTGAACTGGACATCGCCCTCGCGGCGGGCGCGCCGATCATCGGGGTGAACAACCGCGACCTGACCACCCTGCACATCGACCTGGAGGTCAGCCCGCGCCTGATCCGCCGCGCCCGCGACGCGGGGTTCACGGGCGTGCTCGTCGCCGAGAGCGGCTACCGCACCCCGCAGGACCTTGCCAGCGTGCGGGATCTGGCGGACGCCGTGCTGGTGGGTAGCAGCCTGGCGGGCAGCGGGGACCTGACCCGCGCGGCCCGTGACCTGATGCAGGTGTGA
- a CDS encoding MBL fold metallo-hydrolase, whose translation MTLPLPALTFLGTGDSKGVPRFWCACSVCQEARAGGVNRRGRTATLLRVPRPGGGEGTALLDAGPDTHAALARLPGPLVPDVVLITHAHNDHILGLGDLLDYVRYAGGRLRIYAPSEVVPALADRFSYAFRAQAPVQPMPDAGVPVGDVTLRLLRVPHGANGHSHAVRLDAPDWRAAVITDAIDVPTETAQAWLTGLDLLALGTSFEDEGDVPHSGRSVYDVREALALPWARSARQVILTHLSHGVDVRRTHLLPPGWSFAHDGLRLPLAGPARV comes from the coding sequence GTGACCCTGCCCCTGCCTGCCCTGACGTTCCTGGGCACCGGCGACAGCAAGGGCGTGCCGCGCTTCTGGTGCGCCTGCTCCGTGTGCCAGGAGGCCCGCGCGGGCGGCGTGAACCGCCGGGGCCGCACCGCCACGCTGCTGCGCGTACCCCGGCCCGGCGGCGGTGAGGGCACCGCGCTGCTCGACGCCGGGCCGGACACGCACGCCGCGCTGGCGCGCCTGCCGGGCCCACTCGTGCCGGACGTGGTGCTCATCACGCACGCGCACAACGACCACATCCTGGGCCTGGGCGACCTGCTCGACTACGTGCGCTACGCGGGCGGCAGGTTGCGGATCTACGCTCCATCCGAGGTGGTACCCGCCCTGGCCGACCGCTTCTCGTATGCCTTCCGCGCCCAGGCCCCGGTGCAGCCCATGCCCGACGCGGGTGTACCGGTGGGGGACGTGACCCTGCGCCTCTTGCGCGTGCCGCACGGCGCGAACGGCCACAGCCACGCGGTCCGCCTGGACGCCCCGGACTGGCGGGCCGCCGTGATCACCGACGCCATCGACGTCCCCACAGAGACCGCGCAGGCGTGGCTGACGGGGCTGGACCTCCTGGCGCTGGGCACCTCCTTCGAGGACGAGGGTGACGTCCCGCACAGCGGGCGCAGCGTGTACGACGTCCGCGAGGCGCTGGCGCTCCCGTGGGCGCGCTCGGCGCGGCAGGTGATTCTCACGCACCTGTCGCACGGGGTGGACGTGCGCCGCACCCACCTCCTGCCGCCGGGCTGGTCGTTCGCGCACGATGGATTGCGGCTGCCCCTCGCGGGCCCCGCGCGAGTGTGA
- a CDS encoding TVP38/TMEM64 family protein, which produces MTAARQPPRSLRWLILGAALALLIGVGLLPDVRAFLTTAFAALTSRDPAVTRAFVDGLGWAGPLALIAGFVLQAVLPVLPALVLTAVTARAYGPYEGFLIVYLGTLLGAAAGYWLGRALGNALIRTLVGERTRLKVHEFTERHGTQGVLMIRLMPILSADVMNLVAGAARMEFRPFMLATAAGALPVTALVVWLSESGERLLWGMVILSAVVAGVAAGRALIRRRRAARGLG; this is translated from the coding sequence ATGACCGCCGCCCGCCAACCCCCCCGTTCCCTGCGCTGGCTGATCCTGGGCGCCGCCCTGGCCCTGCTGATCGGGGTGGGCCTGCTGCCGGACGTGCGGGCGTTCCTGACCACGGCGTTCGCCGCGCTGACCAGCCGCGACCCGGCTGTCACCCGCGCGTTCGTGGACGGGCTGGGCTGGGCGGGCCCGCTGGCGCTGATCGCCGGGTTCGTCCTGCAGGCGGTCCTGCCGGTGCTGCCCGCGCTCGTGCTGACCGCTGTGACCGCCCGCGCCTACGGTCCCTACGAGGGATTCCTCATCGTGTACCTGGGCACCCTGCTGGGCGCCGCCGCCGGGTACTGGCTGGGCCGCGCGCTTGGCAACGCGCTGATCCGCACGCTGGTCGGCGAACGCACCCGCCTGAAGGTCCACGAGTTCACCGAGCGGCACGGCACGCAGGGCGTCCTGATGATCCGCCTCATGCCGATCCTGTCCGCCGACGTGATGAACCTCGTGGCGGGCGCGGCGCGCATGGAGTTCCGGCCGTTCATGCTCGCCACTGCCGCCGGGGCGCTGCCGGTCACGGCGCTCGTGGTGTGGCTCTCCGAGAGCGGCGAGCGGCTGCTGTGGGGCATGGTGATCCTCTCCGCAGTCGTGGCGGGCGTCGCGGCTGGACGCGCCCTGATCCGGCGCAGGCGCGCGGCGCGCGGACTCGGGTAA
- the purM gene encoding phosphoribosylformylglycinamidine cyclo-ligase translates to MTKQDQGAQASAYERAGVSIDAGHRAVELMKGAVARTHTPNVLGGLGGFGGLFRAAFGHMDDPVLVASTDGVGTKTKVAVRSGTFTGLGGDIVNHCVNDILVQGARPLFFLDYVAMGKLLPERVAEVVTGAAQACEALGVALLGGETAEMPGVYVDGELDIVGTIVGVVDRPKLINGSRIQAGDTVIALPSSGLHTNGFSLARMALDDLDWNEARDDLNGQTLAQVLPVPHRAYLHAFDALERAGIDVRGMAHITGGGLIDNPPRVFPQGIGMQIDTASWTVPPVFELIVQRAQVARHEAFRALNMGVGFLFILPAAQAGAALDTLKTAGEKPWVIGQMVEGQGVTFTGAV, encoded by the coding sequence ATGACCAAGCAAGACCAGGGCGCCCAGGCGTCGGCATACGAACGGGCGGGCGTCAGCATCGACGCGGGACACCGCGCGGTGGAACTCATGAAAGGCGCCGTGGCGCGCACCCACACCCCCAACGTCCTGGGCGGCCTGGGCGGCTTCGGCGGGCTGTTCCGCGCCGCCTTCGGGCATATGGACGACCCGGTGCTCGTCGCCAGCACCGACGGCGTGGGCACCAAGACGAAGGTCGCGGTGCGCAGCGGCACCTTCACCGGGCTGGGCGGCGACATCGTCAACCACTGCGTGAACGACATCCTGGTGCAGGGCGCCCGCCCGCTGTTCTTCCTGGATTACGTCGCCATGGGCAAACTGCTGCCCGAACGCGTGGCCGAGGTCGTCACCGGGGCCGCGCAGGCGTGCGAGGCGCTGGGCGTCGCCCTGCTGGGCGGCGAGACCGCCGAGATGCCCGGCGTGTACGTGGACGGCGAACTGGACATCGTGGGGACCATCGTGGGCGTCGTCGACCGACCTAAACTCATCAACGGCAGCCGAATCCAGGCCGGGGACACCGTCATCGCGCTGCCCAGCAGCGGCCTGCACACCAACGGCTTCTCGCTGGCCCGTATGGCCCTGGACGACCTCGACTGGAATGAAGCCCGCGACGACCTGAATGGTCAGACCCTCGCGCAGGTCCTGCCGGTGCCGCACCGTGCGTACCTGCACGCCTTCGACGCCCTGGAACGCGCCGGGATCGACGTGCGCGGCATGGCCCACATCACCGGCGGCGGCCTGATCGACAACCCGCCCCGCGTGTTCCCCCAGGGCATCGGGATGCAGATCGACACCGCCAGCTGGACCGTCCCGCCCGTCTTCGAACTGATCGTGCAGCGCGCCCAGGTCGCCCGCCACGAGGCGTTCCGCGCACTGAACATGGGCGTGGGCTTCCTGTTCATCCTGCCCGCCGCGCAGGCAGGGGCCGCGCTGGACACCCTGAAGACGGCCGGGGAGAAGCCCTGGGTGATCGGGCAGATGGTGGAAGGCCAGGGCGTCACGTTCACGGGAGCCGTTTGA
- a CDS encoding histidine phosphatase family protein: MTKRLAPTGFAAPDRATATEFWVVRHGESTWNADGRYQGQADVPLSHIGILQAASLAERLTGQHFDAVYTSDLARAARTAEIVAERLTGAPPAQRDPGLREIDVGELSGLVISQIRERYPDYLDALGSEPWSTRRPGGESMEDLYARSGAAFGALRERHPGQRVLVFTHGGVVRVAVGLALGGVPANAWARLSVANTSITRVLLGEGSGMLLGFNDDAHLENLLEATEADDVLGQAP, from the coding sequence TTGACGAAGCGACTCGCCCCCACCGGATTCGCCGCGCCCGACCGCGCCACCGCCACCGAATTCTGGGTGGTGCGGCACGGCGAGAGCACCTGGAACGCCGACGGCCGCTACCAGGGGCAGGCCGACGTGCCGCTCAGCCACATCGGCATTCTCCAGGCCGCCAGCCTCGCCGAACGCCTGACCGGACAGCACTTCGACGCGGTGTACACCAGCGACCTCGCGCGCGCCGCCCGCACCGCCGAGATCGTCGCCGAACGCCTCACCGGGGCGCCGCCCGCGCAGCGCGACCCGGGCCTGCGTGAGATCGACGTCGGTGAACTCTCGGGACTGGTCATCAGCCAGATCCGCGAACGCTACCCCGACTACCTGGACGCGCTGGGCAGCGAACCCTGGAGCACCCGCCGACCCGGCGGCGAGAGCATGGAGGACCTGTACGCCCGCAGCGGCGCGGCCTTCGGCGCCCTGCGCGAACGCCACCCGGGCCAGCGCGTGCTGGTGTTCACGCACGGCGGTGTGGTGCGCGTCGCCGTGGGCCTCGCGCTGGGTGGCGTGCCCGCCAACGCCTGGGCGCGTCTGAGCGTCGCGAACACCAGCATCACCCGCGTCCTGCTGGGCGAGGGCAGCGGCATGCTGCTCGGCTTCAACGACGACGCCCACCTCGAGAACCTCCTCGAGGCCACCGAGGCCGACGACGTGCTGGGGCAGGCCCCCTAG
- a CDS encoding DUF11 domain-containing protein, with translation MKNQMKLGIAALTSVLLLASCGGGSTTTPTTPVVTTGSVNLPANPNGYTLTIRDSSGNVVPASSYAQLAPGSYTATYSKDGFQPSTQSFTITAGGSTNLAYPTLAANTVSGAYYMDASGKMVAITKDDLNNAGTKFVFYAWLENEAGGVDPANLGAAAPTAGEQDEVAPLNSQNVAGGFVGYKAADGKVYPIIGANVRWDILEQTGNVRFSAADDGGQPSGAPITGQDINDNALSANTYTNSATGTNARFPSSTQYPLYNVTGVNTPDTNGFTWTALNHDPAVTTQATARVRAVAYVNGTEITKQFLNKTFAPSARLTITKTPDDNRAGINQARDFTITVSNTGAGPATNIRLNDVLRSGNAAAYSITAPTGTTANATDGFDTTFDLAPGASRTFTFPAQASAVGVYCDVATIVSYTNGAFGNVTPTLSDEACLTVTAPTLNIVKTLGTVDAAGAFTPIASGVTVAPNAPVYARITVSNNGNADATNVVVTDALAQNTVAANYALSGNVTAAPQTVAVTKNGDDGFTTAAFNLAAGASQTFTFAATGSVDGTYCDQGTFTATSNNGAALTSTSDIPCFKVASPLLAITKQNSQIAGQAPINQLTPGSSYQSVITVTNTGTAAATDVAVKDLLGNLNNVYMNYGSGSYVLSGTAQTGSVTFDAATRTVSTVPAALTLNPGQSLTLTLTSTVPAGTPRGDYCDTGSYTSTNGGAGQARACVTVTSFISEQTQLTDTVDPIRAGDTTGTIVASAASVEPASNEGAINNVLIYNFGALDPIQQTPGIFNFTNTQVYYDPAPTRDAQTGAITSDYTNGTSTLLTAGNQYTASAASGLGQQTLTFAPTFRVAPGAVIWVRTQVTAPAGTAARQYQQTMRWNNTAESSGQAQTNFKAESTTVIP, from the coding sequence ATGAAGAACCAGATGAAACTCGGTATCGCGGCCCTCACCAGCGTCCTCCTGCTCGCGTCCTGCGGCGGCGGCAGCACCACCACGCCCACCACGCCCGTCGTGACCACCGGCAGCGTCAACCTGCCCGCCAACCCTAACGGCTACACCCTGACCATCCGTGACAGCAGCGGCAACGTCGTGCCCGCCAGCAGCTACGCCCAGCTGGCGCCCGGCAGCTACACCGCCACCTACAGCAAGGACGGCTTCCAGCCCAGCACCCAGTCCTTCACCATCACCGCCGGCGGCAGCACCAACCTCGCCTACCCCACCCTGGCCGCCAACACCGTGTCCGGCGCGTACTACATGGACGCCAGCGGCAAGATGGTCGCCATCACCAAGGACGACCTGAACAACGCCGGCACCAAGTTCGTGTTCTACGCCTGGCTGGAGAATGAGGCCGGCGGCGTCGACCCCGCCAACCTGGGCGCCGCCGCCCCCACTGCCGGCGAGCAGGACGAAGTCGCGCCCCTGAACAGCCAGAACGTCGCGGGCGGCTTTGTGGGCTACAAGGCCGCAGACGGCAAGGTGTACCCCATCATCGGCGCGAACGTCCGCTGGGACATCCTCGAACAGACCGGCAACGTCCGCTTCTCCGCCGCCGACGACGGCGGCCAGCCCTCCGGCGCCCCCATCACCGGTCAGGACATCAACGACAACGCCCTGAGCGCCAACACCTACACCAACAGCGCCACCGGCACCAACGCCCGCTTCCCCAGCAGCACCCAGTACCCGCTGTACAACGTCACGGGCGTGAACACCCCGGACACCAACGGCTTCACCTGGACGGCCCTGAACCACGATCCTGCCGTCACCACCCAGGCCACCGCCCGCGTCCGCGCCGTCGCCTACGTCAACGGCACGGAAATCACCAAGCAGTTCCTGAACAAGACCTTCGCGCCCAGCGCCCGCCTGACCATCACCAAGACCCCCGACGACAACCGCGCCGGGATCAACCAGGCGCGTGACTTCACCATCACGGTGTCCAACACCGGCGCCGGCCCCGCCACGAACATCCGCCTGAACGACGTGCTGCGCTCCGGGAACGCCGCCGCCTACAGCATCACCGCGCCCACCGGCACCACCGCGAACGCCACCGACGGCTTCGACACGACCTTCGACCTCGCCCCCGGCGCCAGCCGCACCTTCACGTTCCCCGCGCAGGCCAGCGCCGTCGGCGTGTACTGCGACGTGGCGACCATCGTGTCCTACACCAACGGCGCGTTCGGCAACGTCACCCCCACCCTCAGCGACGAGGCCTGCCTGACCGTCACCGCCCCCACGCTGAACATCGTCAAGACGCTCGGCACGGTCGACGCCGCCGGCGCGTTCACCCCCATCGCCAGCGGCGTGACCGTCGCGCCGAACGCCCCGGTGTACGCCCGCATCACCGTCAGCAACAACGGCAACGCCGACGCCACCAACGTGGTCGTGACCGACGCGCTGGCGCAGAACACCGTGGCCGCCAACTACGCCCTGAGCGGCAACGTGACCGCCGCGCCGCAGACCGTGGCCGTCACGAAGAACGGCGACGACGGCTTCACCACCGCCGCCTTCAACCTCGCGGCCGGCGCCTCGCAGACCTTCACGTTCGCCGCAACCGGCAGCGTGGACGGCACCTACTGCGACCAGGGTACCTTCACCGCCACCAGCAACAACGGCGCGGCCCTCACCAGCACCTCCGACATTCCCTGCTTCAAGGTGGCCTCCCCGCTGCTGGCGATCACCAAGCAGAACAGCCAGATCGCCGGTCAGGCCCCCATCAACCAGCTCACCCCCGGCAGCAGCTACCAGAGCGTCATCACGGTCACGAACACCGGCACCGCCGCCGCCACCGACGTCGCCGTGAAGGACCTGCTGGGCAACCTGAACAACGTGTACATGAACTACGGCAGCGGCAGCTACGTGCTGTCCGGTACCGCCCAGACCGGCAGCGTCACCTTCGACGCCGCCACCCGCACCGTCAGCACCGTGCCCGCCGCGCTGACCCTGAACCCCGGTCAGAGCCTGACCCTCACGCTGACCAGCACCGTGCCCGCCGGCACCCCCCGCGGCGATTACTGCGACACCGGCAGCTACACCAGCACCAACGGCGGCGCCGGTCAGGCCCGCGCCTGCGTGACCGTCACCTCGTTCATCTCCGAGCAGACGCAGCTGACCGACACGGTCGACCCGATCCGCGCGGGCGACACCACCGGCACGATCGTGGCCAGCGCGGCCAGCGTCGAACCCGCCTCGAACGAAGGCGCCATCAACAACGTGCTGATCTACAACTTCGGCGCGCTCGACCCGATCCAGCAGACGCCCGGCATCTTCAACTTCACGAACACCCAGGTCTACTACGATCCCGCCCCCACCCGTGACGCGCAGACCGGCGCGATCACCAGCGACTACACCAACGGCACCAGCACCCTGCTGACCGCCGGGAACCAGTACACCGCGAGCGCCGCGAGCGGCCTGGGCCAGCAGACGCTGACCTTCGCCCCCACCTTCCGCGTCGCCCCCGGCGCCGTCATCTGGGTGCGCACGCAGGTCACGGCGCCCGCCGGCACCGCCGCCCGTCAGTACCAGCAGACCATGCGCTGGAACAACACGGCCGAAAGCAGCGGTCAGGCCCAGACGAACTTCAAGGCCGAATCCACCACCGTCATCCCCTGA
- a CDS encoding nitronate monooxygenase, whose product MTDQPTTAHPTEPSPPVPERPRVIQGGMGIAVSDWRLARTVSMTGGLGVVSGTGIDTVLLRRLQDGDGGGEVRRALARFPNPALAQACLERYFRPEGRAPGEAYARLPLPTAERYRDAWEMTLLGAFVEVTLAREGHDRPVGLNLLTKLQLHTLPALYGAMLAGVGTVIMGAGIPRDIPGVLDAFAAGRPASLRVDVRGGEGLTLTFDPADFGLPPAPLVRPDFYPIVSSHVLAGVLARKASGPVQGFIVEGPAAGGHNAPPRGPLTLDDRGQPVYGERDEVDLPAMRALGLPFWLAGGCGTPGALRDALAAGAAGIQVGTLFAFAQESGLRDDLKADVLTRAQSGALDVFTDPLASPTGFPFKVVTLPGTLSQPDVYAARERVCDLGYLREAYRTGAGRVGWRCPAEPVAAYESKGGAAADTPGRKCLCNALMADAGYAQVQRGGLTEPGLLTSGDGLGALRDWTPGYGAADVLRVLNV is encoded by the coding sequence ATGACCGACCAGCCGACCACCGCCCACCCGACTGAACCCAGCCCTCCCGTCCCGGAGCGGCCGCGCGTCATCCAGGGGGGCATGGGCATCGCCGTGTCCGACTGGCGACTGGCCCGCACCGTCTCCATGACGGGTGGGCTGGGCGTGGTGTCCGGCACTGGGATCGACACGGTGCTGCTGCGCCGCCTTCAGGACGGGGACGGTGGGGGAGAGGTGCGCCGCGCACTGGCACGTTTCCCGAACCCGGCGCTGGCACAGGCCTGCCTGGAGCGGTATTTCCGCCCCGAGGGCCGCGCGCCCGGCGAGGCGTACGCCCGCCTGCCCCTCCCGACCGCCGAACGGTACCGTGACGCCTGGGAGATGACGCTGCTGGGTGCGTTCGTCGAGGTCACGCTGGCCCGCGAGGGGCACGACCGCCCGGTGGGGCTGAACCTCCTGACGAAGTTGCAGCTGCACACGCTCCCGGCGCTGTACGGCGCGATGCTGGCCGGGGTGGGCACCGTGATCATGGGCGCCGGGATTCCCCGCGACATTCCCGGCGTCCTCGACGCGTTCGCGGCCGGGCGGCCCGCCAGCCTGCGCGTGGACGTGAGGGGCGGCGAAGGGCTGACCCTGACCTTCGACCCGGCCGACTTCGGCCTGCCACCCGCCCCGCTGGTCCGCCCGGACTTCTACCCGATCGTGTCCTCGCACGTGCTGGCCGGTGTGCTGGCACGCAAGGCCAGCGGGCCGGTGCAGGGCTTCATCGTGGAGGGGCCTGCGGCGGGCGGGCACAACGCGCCCCCGCGCGGCCCGCTGACCCTGGATGACCGGGGGCAGCCCGTGTACGGCGAGCGGGACGAGGTGGACCTGCCGGCGATGCGCGCCCTGGGTCTGCCGTTCTGGCTGGCGGGCGGCTGCGGCACCCCAGGGGCCCTGCGGGACGCCCTGGCGGCGGGCGCGGCCGGGATTCAGGTGGGCACCCTGTTCGCCTTCGCGCAGGAATCGGGCTTGCGCGACGACCTGAAAGCCGACGTCCTGACCCGCGCGCAGTCCGGGGCGCTGGACGTGTTCACCGATCCCCTCGCGTCGCCCACGGGCTTTCCGTTCAAGGTGGTCACGCTGCCCGGTACCCTCTCACAGCCCGACGTGTACGCCGCCCGCGAGCGCGTATGCGACCTGGGGTACCTGCGCGAGGCCTACCGCACTGGCGCTGGCCGGGTGGGCTGGCGCTGCCCCGCCGAACCGGTCGCGGCCTACGAATCCAAAGGTGGAGCGGCGGCCGACACGCCGGGTCGCAAGTGCCTGTGCAACGCCCTGATGGCCGACGCCGGGTACGCCCAGGTGCAGCGCGGCGGGCTCACCGAACCCGGCCTGCTGACGAGCGGGGACGGACTGGGCGCCCTGCGCGACTGGACGCCCGGCTACGGCGCGGCGGACGTGCTGCGCGTCCTGAACGTGTGA